A part of Spodoptera frugiperda isolate SF20-4 chromosome 25, AGI-APGP_CSIRO_Sfru_2.0, whole genome shotgun sequence genomic DNA contains:
- the LOC118265330 gene encoding protein SERAC1 — MGFQKKLRVLLRYSKVVAVAGSGVFCVYYNIVQTCKSINSIVNPAVVDRENKHIAEYIYVDDPSYNLTFQVEYDKAIKRSVGLARIWKSLKHSLAWRLLWLCRNGNKDQRNIALEQLASFKNNKIWDCCKLAQAIDEKTAVLLARTYGADLRYFLPPPIHIRRAALSYELVSFKLRDLIIAVQSVNPHCCIEHFLSKYFANVQEAAMESDSIPSKPDNIAERDLCISCMDAIYHHVTLFNCRDYEKDHSTKKLISMGLLPILAETLLRYRNDPDCDLAVLKVLTVLSVHNNLLREFFQNGLIGELSRLIRSKDIRLSSSAAVCLANLSGEHCYRPGLYLLHPIYRTTATTACDILLVHGLRGGVFVTWRQRDKKCAEPLGIIEVTVSDFDCESCKIVRIPPEKKYLDPDMQQVMEDLIEIEDEALLSDLEVVLHDLPIQAMRVPQSSNKFTANHKRVALNQEEEDKDNYTVCWPKDWLPKDISNLRILGVNYWTSLSEWLERCPLQTADIATRGSEMVPALIDAGVGNKSTPVVWLAHSMGGLIVKQVLVEASQSDQQLLKKIAENTKAVFFFSTPHKGSSMATMPRAAAAVLWPSNDVRQLQQDSPTLLNLHKAFIEFADAYSWETISFAETMPTLVTAFKVPVHFVESFSADLGRGEFYQLPLDHLCICKPATRQSILYTTVLDVLQRVAIKEEKIPYTNTFIQTASDLFWWLLRTKVKEVLETIDENQTNEGLRWTERVLLNTFTD; from the coding sequence ATGGGCTTCCAAAAAAAGTTGAGGGTTCTCCTGAGGTATTCGAAAGTAGTGGCAGTCGCAGGAAGTGGTGTTTTTTGtgtatattacaatattgtccAAACCTGCAAAAGTATAAATAGTATAGTGAATCCAGCAGTAGTTGACCGAGAAAACAAACATATAGcagaatatatttatgtcgatgaTCCCTCGTACAACCTGACATTCCAAGTGGAGTACGATAAAGCGATCAAACGATCTGTGGGCCTGGCGCGCATCTGGAAGAGCTTGAAGCATTCTTTAGCATGGAGACTGTTGTGGTTATGTCGAAATGGGAATAAAGATCAAAGGAATATAGCACTAGAACAATTAGCCTcattcaaaaataacaaaatatgggATTGCTGTAAACTTGCTCAAGCTATAGATGAGAAAACTGCTGTGTTGCTGGCACGGACTTATGGTGCTGACTTGCGATATTTCCTTCCACCTCCAATACACATTCGTAGAGCGGCATTATCTTATGAACTAGTTTCATTCAAATTGAGAGACCTCATCATTGCCGTACAAAGTGTAAATCCTCATTGCTGCATTGAACATTTTCTCTCCAAATACTTTGCAAATGTACAAGAAGCAGCAATGGAATCAGATAGTATACCATCAAAACCTGATAATATTGCTGAAAGAGATCTGTGTATATCCTGTATGGATGCTATATACCACCATGTTACTCTTTTCAATTGTAGAGATTATGAAAAAGATCATTCAACCAAAAAATTAATCAGTATGGGGCTATTACCTATATTAGCTGAAACCCTGTTAAGATACCGTAATGATCCAGATTGTGACCTAGCTGTGCTCAAAGTTCTTACTGTTTTAAGTGTACATAACAATTTGTTGAGAGAGTTTTTTCAAAATGGCCTCATTGGTGAATTATCACGACTTATACGGTCGAAGGATATTAGATTATCAAGTTCAGCAGCAGTATGCCTTGCAAATTTATCTGGAGAACATTGTTACAGACCTGGACTATATTTGTTGCATCCCATCTACAGAACTACAGCAACTACTGCCTGCGATATTTTGCTTGTACATGGACTCAGGGGAGGTGTATTTGTCACATGGAGGCAACGGGATAAAAAGTGTGCTGAGCCCCTTGGGATAATCGAAGTTACTGTATCTGATTTTGACTGTGAGTCATGTAAGATTGTAAGAATACCACCAGAGAAGAAATATTTAGATCCTGATATGCAGCAAGTAATGGAAGATTTAATAGAAATAGAAGATGAAGCATTATTATCAGATTTAGAAGTAGTTCTGCATGATCTTCCTATTCAAGCTATGAGAGTACCCCAGTCATCCAATAAATTTACTGCTAATCACAAAAGAGTTGCATTAAATCAAGAAGAAGAAGACAAAGATAATTATACAGTCTGCTGGCCTAAAGACTGGCTGCCCAAAGATATCAGTAACTTGAGAATACTTGGTGTGAATTACTGGACTTCATTGTCAGAATGGCTTGAAAGGTGTCCATTACAAACAGCAGATATAGCAACTCGGGGTTCAGAAATGGTGCCTGCACTCATAGATGCTGGTGTTGGCAATAAGTCTACACCAGTAGTCTGGCTAGCTCATTCTATGGGTGGATTAATTGTCAAACAAGTGCTAGTTGAAGCATCCCAAAGTGATCAgcaattattgaaaaaaatagctGAGAACACTAaagctgtatttttttttagtaccCCACATAAAGGTAGTTCTATGGCTACAATGCCCCGAGCAGCTGCTGCTGTGTTATGGCCTTCTAATGATGTGAGACAATTACAACAAGATTCACCAACTCTATTGAACCTACACAAAGCATTCATTGAGTTTGCAGATGCTTATAGTTGGGAAACTATAAGTTTTGCTGAAACCATGCCAACGCTAGTCACAGCATTTAAAGTTCCTGTACATTTTGTGGAGTCATTTTCGGCTGATTTGGGCCGTGGTGAATTTTATCAACTACCTCTTGATCACCTGTGTATTTGCAAACCAGCAACAAGACAATCAATTTTGTATACCACAGTATTAGATGTCCTACAAAGAGTAGCCATTAAGGAAGAAAAGATACCATATACAAATACTTTCATCCAAACAGCTTCAGACTTATTTTGGTGGCTTCTAAGAACAAAGGTCAAAGAAGTATTGGAAACCATAGATGAAAACCAAACGAATGAAGGTTTGCGATGGACAGAGAGGGTCTTGTTGAACACTTTCACAGATTAA